The nucleotide sequence CCCCCGCCCACCGGTTGCGGCTGAATGCGGTGGCGGCGATGCTTCGCCCTCACATCAATTGGCTGCTTCGGCCAGCGATCGACTTGTCAGTCAACTCCATGCTCTGTTTGCGAGGATTGCTCGGACCCGCTGGGCCGGGATAGACTAGGAGTGTCTTTGTTCATCCCGGTTTTCGTTCCTCCCGACCACGAACCATGCCGCTCTTCGATTCCGACTTCTTAAAGAAGCTCGAATACCTCTCGCTGATTTCGCGTCGAGTGTTTCGGGGGTCGTTGTTGGCGCAGCGGCGGACGATGCAGATGGGAGGCGGCGTCGAGTTCGCCGACCACCGCGAGTACACGCCCGGCGACGACTTTCGCTATCTCGATTGGAACGTCTACGCCCGGCACGATGAACTGCTGCTCAAGCGGTTTCAGGAAGAAGAAGACCTGCACGTCTACCTGTTTGTCGATTGTTCGCGGAGCATGAACTTCGGATCACCGAACAAGTTCGATTTCGCGCGCAAGGTCGCGGCGGCGTTGGCTTACATCGCGCTGGCCGATCTCGATCGCGTGGCGGTGATCGCTTTTTCCAACGAGATTGTGGCCGACTTTCCGCTCGCGCGCGGCAAGGCCCGCATCCTGTCGCTCTTGAAGTTTCTCGAAGCGGTCGAACCCCAGGGCACGCTCACCGACCTGGCCCGCGTGGCCACCGGGTTCGTCCACCGCACCCAGCGCCGCGGGCTGGCCGTGGTGGTGAGCGACTTTTACGATCCGGCCGGATTCGAGCGGGGCCTCGACATCCTCCGCCACCGCCATTACGAGCCGCACGTCGTGCAAATCTACGCTCGCGGCGAGGCCGAACCGAACGTGCTGGGCGACATCGAACTGTACGACGTCGAAACTTCATCCAGCCGCAAAGTGACGGTCACCGAACGCAATCTGCGGCAATACCGGGCGATCTTCGAGCGGTTCCAGCAATCGCTGCTGCGCTATTGCCGCAATTACGGTCTCGGCTGCACGCGGACCTCGACCGAGACACCCTTCGACGAGCTGATTTTGAAGATGATGCGCGCGGCGGGCGAGATACGCTGATGCTTTACTCTTCCCAAGCTTTCTTGAGC is from Pirellulales bacterium and encodes:
- a CDS encoding DUF58 domain-containing protein, which encodes MPLFDSDFLKKLEYLSLISRRVFRGSLLAQRRTMQMGGGVEFADHREYTPGDDFRYLDWNVYARHDELLLKRFQEEEDLHVYLFVDCSRSMNFGSPNKFDFARKVAAALAYIALADLDRVAVIAFSNEIVADFPLARGKARILSLLKFLEAVEPQGTLTDLARVATGFVHRTQRRGLAVVVSDFYDPAGFERGLDILRHRHYEPHVVQIYARGEAEPNVLGDIELYDVETSSSRKVTVTERNLRQYRAIFERFQQSLLRYCRNYGLGCTRTSTETPFDELILKMMRAAGEIR